TTCTAAGGCCGCGTTCAAGGCGCTTATTTTGAATACGTTTTCATTCGAAATTTGGTCATTCGCACACGGACCTACGAAAAACCTTCTGCTTGCGAACTACTATGGCAGCGTTCACATTGGATTCAAGTTAGACGTCGCACGGATAGTCCAAATAAAGCAACGTTCAAAGTGGATCCAAACTTGTTCGGATATTTATCTTCCGTCTTACCTTTGAAACTACTTTTTTAGGAAAACCAAACTTTATTACATTGGTTAAAACCAGCTGGAAACTTAAATGTGTGGTGAACAAAGTGATTCAACGTATCATTTACGAAACCGTCCTCGCAGACCACAGTCTTCAAATCAAAAGAAAATTATCTTAAATACACATTACATATACAGTATAGCATCGCTACGACTGGAAGACTACCTTTCTGATACAGAAAAACGCAACCATTGTGTATACTCAGTTCATACGACCAGAGTCGTACGATTTAATTCGTATCTAAAGTGAACTCGGTCTAAAACAGTTGTTCCCACAGGAAATTCCACAGGGATTGTGAACACAACAGCAGTAACGAACCTAATTTTAGACCTGTTAATAAACATGCATTTGTGAATCTGTCGATAGAACTATGTAGGTCTGCCGACCTCTGACCTATTAGCTTAGTTTAGGCTTTGTGTAAAACCTAATCGCACTAATGACTCCTATTACTAAAGATGATTACAGATTATGTTTTGGCTGTACAAAAACATTATAATGtgatggtttttaacccccgaccaaaaagaggggtgttataagttttacgtgtgtatctgtgtatctgtctgtggcatcgtagctcctaaactaatgaaccgattttaatttagtttttttgtttgaaaggtggcttgatcgagagtgttcttagctataattcaagaaaatcggttcagccgtctgaaagttattagctcttttctagttactgtaacctttagtTGTCGGGgattttataaagtttttatttacactttttgaaATACTTATTTTAGAGTAGTTTTTGCCCCAATTTTTTACCATACCCTATTTATGTGTCCACGCATAACAATGCAGTGCTAAAAAGTTTCTTTAACAGTACTAACAACAATGGGCAAAAATATCCTCATTGCAGATTTTCCTCGACTGTCAGTTTCTAAATCCAGTGTTAAGCTGTACCTACATTGATATGACAGTCAATTTATCCTTTtttcttaagtacctactagcttttgcccacgaCGTTGTCCGCGTATTATAATTTAGGCTATGGCCCTCAAGGATGCTTCAGGATGCGCTTGTCAAACTTAATGACAAAATTGTGTGGAAATAACCGCCTCTGCTTTCAACTGCCTACAAAATGATGTAGTGACATtgttaggtacattataatacatcttcttcttcttcttctctctgggctggtttccgcacttaaacgtttccgtctgttgtgcgtgtgttgcccctccccgccgaagtcttcactccagccatccaagctcgctccagaagccaagtagaccgcccaggttgccgaggacttcatggagtgaggttggggaacccaaatggcgttctcgttgttctgccacgaccatgcactccaggagcacgtgcgtcggcgtttcgtcgacctccatgcaggccctgcacagaggactgtcggtaacacctataacgaaaaggtgtttgtttagtgggctgtgccctgttatgagtcccaccaccttcctaagtttacctttgtccaggcggagtagtttgttagtttgtcgttgatctatattagggaaagcctctttggcttgcctgcagtcagttgcgctTGCCCATAATCgggaatgctctttaagtgttagttcatgcaaccaagttttatactcactgaagggtatgggtacaatGGGCTgtggccctgtcaccttcagcgtcgtggccttgcgtgctaatgcgtccgctgcctcgtttccctggtccccatcatgtcctttgacccaccgtatggtgatgtcattcgacatggcgagtgtttccagagccttatggcagtcttgtatgagttcggaggttgtcgagaatttagccaaagctttgagaacagcttggctatctgagttaatgttaatcttaaagttttttacctgtcgatttgccattgctatggctgcggttgtaatgcctacacactctgcttggaagacagagttgtccttaccgagtgcgtgacttattttcatgtttagttcttggcagtaggctCCTGCTCCTGTgccggtttttgttttggatccatcggtgtacacttctattgcatctCGTGTTGCCTTCggatctatgtttatctctggatatattttgtattgtttgtccagtatgtgttgtttcctggttctgtcgcatttccactccaggcgtggttctttggttatgctttgcactagaattttagtgtgccttgtgttctgttctttccatagacctgaggttttcagtctcaaggctgcgagcgttgcttcttctttgatttgtaagtgtaggggcgggatccccagtatgatttcaagtgctgttgttggtgtggtactcatgcagcctgtaatggcgaggcatgcttgtcgttgaaatttctgtagttcttgctgggcggtcgtaagaagagttctcggccaccatatcaaagcggcgtatgttaatgagcttcttactaccgctaggtataaccactttattatctttggtttaagcccccattttttccccagcatgcgtttacattggtttagtatcgtaagcgatttattaattttatcttctgtatgccttttccagctgagcttgctgtcCAGAGTCACACCAAGGTACTTGACCTCAGTGGACAGTTTGAGGCTTGTGTTGAACAGAGTTGGTGGTTTGTttagctctattttccttttgttactaaacagaatcatctctgttttctttggatttacggtaagttcattttcattgcaccatctttcgattaagcgcaatgcccgttgcatgacttcatataGTGTGTTCTCTAGTTTGCCACTGATTAAGATGGTGAGATCATCAGCATAACCAATGGTGTAAAATCCGCTtgtgtttagtttgtttatcaagTCGTCAACTACAAGGTTCCACAAGATTGGTGATAGAACACCTCCTTGAGGGCAGCCTCTCGCTACTATGCCTTTTGTGACTCCGTTGATATCTAGTTGTATGATTCTTAGTTCTAATAAAGCTCTTATCCAGCTGCGTATAGTTCTTGGCGCCCCGTATCGTCCCAAGGCCCTGTCTATGCTATCAAAGGTTGTCTTGTCGAAAGCTCCTTCGATATCGATGAAGACACCCAGTGTTGATAGTTTGTTTTCTAGGTCatgttcaattttgccaacaacaGAATGCAAAGCGGTTTCCGTTGATTTGCCAGTGCTGTAAGCATGTTGGTGTGAGTGTAGGGGTACATGTCTTAAGGTTCCATCCCTGAGATACCGATCAACTAGTCTCTCGAGTGTTTTCAGTAAAAATGATGTAAGGCTGATAGGCCTGAAGGACTTTGGTAGAGTGTAGTCACTCTTTCCAGGTTTTGGTAGAAAGACCACCTTTACTTCTCTCCAGGCTGTTGGGATATACTTGTATGCTATACAggccttatatattatttccagccaTGGTGTCAGTTGAAGTTTTCCCCATTGTAAAAGTGCAGGGAAAATGTTGTCGGTCCCCCCTGATTTAAAAGGGTGAAAGTTGTCGATAGCCCAGCTGATTCTATCTCGTGTGACTGTGTTGTTAGCAAGATCCCAATCCTCATCTGTGGGATGGTTTCCTAGGTTGTGTTCCCAGTCTGCTGAGTCTACTATTCTACAGCCAGGGAAATGCGTTTCAATGAGCGTTTCGCTTATTTCTTTGTCATCCTTAGTGTACGTTCCGTCAGCTTTCCTCAGCGAGCCGAGTGTGCGGGTGTTGTCGTCTGCTAGAATCTTACGTATACGGGCTGCGGTATCGTTCGACTCTATGCTTGTACAAAACTTTTGCCACGAGGTTTTGTCTTTTTCTCTGACGCGtttgttgtatttgtattgGGCTTCCTTGTAGTTGTCCCAATCTTGTTCTTGTCTGGTGTTTTTTGCTCTGTTGAAAAGTTGTCTGAGGTTTTTCCTCATTCTTTCCAGATCTGGGCCCCACCAGCTGTTTTTTGACTGTCGATTTGTGTTGATTTTCTTCAGAGGACAAGCTTGTTCATAACTTGTCTTGATGCACTCCGTTAGTTTGTTTACGTTTTGTTCGATGTTGCCGATATCATCGATGTCGTTAGGTTTGTTTGTACCTATCTGATGCGTTAGCAAGGTTTTGTATTTTAGTCTGTTGGTTTTCCTTGGATTTCTCCTTGGTGCGTGTTGGGTTATCATCAGATCTAGCTCATAGCATATCCGCCTGTGGTCGGAGAGCGAGGGCTCGTCGCTGACATGCCAGTTCTTTACTTGGTCTGCAGCTCTGGTTGACGCTAAGGTTAGATCGATTATGGTTTGGTACCTACTCGACACGAAAGTCGGTTCAGTGCCCTTGTTAGTAATTGTTAGGTTGGTTGTTAGTAGAAAGTCCATGAGATTCTCACCTCTTTTGTTGTTGGCTGTGCATCCCCACAGGATGTGATGTGCGTTGCTATCGACAGAGATAATTAAATCTATGTCGTTGTCCTCACAATGTGTTGTGAGGTCCACCAGTTCTTTTGTTGGTATTCGGTCTTCTATGGGCATGTAGAGTGAGACTAGGACCACTGGTCTTGGTGGTAGTCCCACGCCCTGTTGTATTCCATTTTTTATTATGACTGCTGTCAGATCTCTGGAACAGTGTTGTGTTAGTAGTGACGCTGTAATGCAGCGCGGAATGTAAATGCATGTTCTTGGTGCTTCGTCATTGCAATGTGAAAAAATCTTACCATTGCAGCTTCCGAAACCGCATATGGTTTTACCCCTGACCCACGGCTCCTGGATCAGTGCGATGGTCTCGGGTTCAACCTCCAGCTGCCTTCGTAGCGTAGCCGTGGCGAGATGTTTGTGCTGGAGGTTGGTCTGGATTATCTTTATTTTGTCGCCCTCTGCGCCGGTGATTTTTCGGCGGGGGCTGTTGCGTCTGGAGCGTTGTGTGTCACCTTTTTCTCCCGTGGTTTGGTGTTGGTCCGGGAGTCCGCCAGCACTTCCTCGATATTGTCGAGGACAGCGCTCACGGAAGGCTCAGGTGTCACTGGGAGCTGGCCGGTTGGTCCATCCACATCCATGGCCCGATCCGCATCAGGCTCCTCTCGAGTTTCAGGCGCTGAGTCATGCCCGGGTGGTACATCACTTAGTCCTTCACTCGTGAAGAACTTGATGTAGATGGAGCCCGTGGAATAGGCGACCTTCCTGCCGCGCGCCAGAATCGTTGGCAGCTCCTCATTGGGGATTCCTAATATTAGGAACACACCAGGAGGGCTGCTAGTTGTTTTTCGGTAGCTGAACAGGGTCCACCGTGACACTCCATACCAAGGATTTTGGTGAGATAGGACCTGGTGTAGCTGGCCTATCTCCCCGTCGTAGTCAGGGACATAAAGTCCCGACCTAACCCTGACTGGGATCTCGGTCTGTTTTATCACAGTGAGCCCCGTTCCGCTCCTGGGTGATGTTAGTTTTGGCACCACGTTTATGAGCCAGTTGCAGGCTTGGTCATCGTGGCACCACATTTTTAATACACCCTCGCTGAGGAAGGCCTTACCCTCAAACGCCGGGGCGTATCGGGTTTGGCCTGGTGCCAGAGGCTCGATACAGGCCGCGAAAATCGCCTTCTGTATCTGGGCCTGGATGGCATTCGCCTCATCTTGGGTAAGGTCGACTCTGGGAGTGGTGGTTACAGCGACGCTCAGATGCGATTGGGCTGCTGTGGCATAGGAGCCCTTCGCATCTCGGGTGTGTCTGTCGTCAGTCCGTGCGCGTTTGTGTTCCCCCCTGGGTGAGATCGTGTCGTCAAGTCTGTCTCTTTTCTTGTTCGTCTGACTCGATGACGTCCCGGGGTCCTGTCTGTCTTTTGTCTGTCCCCTGTTCCGCTTCCTAAAGCGCGGGCGTGCCCTCGCTTTAGGTGGGTTCAAGGTCTTTGGTGCGTCTGTTTTATCTGTTGGTTTGTTGgatgttgtttttgttgttgttgtagttGGGGGTCGAGCGGTGTTGGAACCGCCAGGGCCCGTTGCGCCCCGCGCCTGGATTGGGTTCCCGTCGGGGTCAGTGTGACCACCATCGTTCCCCCTGTCCTCGACTGCGGTTTGCCCAGCCCCGACAGTGGTGGTGCTCGACTTCCCCGAGGCATTAGGGTTGCGATCGGGGGCCGATACCTGCCCGCTCGCCTGTTCGCCTGCGGAACAGCCAGGGGTTGCGCCAGTGTCCGCAAAAGGCCGGCCGCCACTTAGTGGGGGTCGTCCCTCGCTTCCACTTTTGCTTCCTCCGGCCAAGTTGCTGGCGTCCGCGCTTGGGCAGTCGGGTTCCTTTCGCTTCCCGCCTCCGTTTTCCCTACCGTCCGTTGGTCGGGTTTTCaatttgtccgtctgttcgtctgcctgtgtgttcgtttgtttccgtgtccgtctgtctgtcctgttCCCCTTGTTTTTCCGTTTTTGCTTGGGGGCCACAAGCGTCCATGTGCTTGCGCTGGCAGGCACAGGGATCGCTGCGGCTAGGGAGGACATGTCCATGTTACTAGCCGAGGTCGTTGTTTCCATCATTGTCGAACCGATGGTTTGCGGGTCTTTGCCCCCTCCTGATACGGTGGGGCAGCCTGGGCCCTGGGCGCCGTCGGTAGACGTCGCCTGGGTGCCAGGGTGGGATTTGGGCACTGAGCCGCTACCCACCAGGAGACcgaaattagttttaagatccGCCATTTGTTTTCTAATATTTGTGTGTTATCTGAGtagtgtttgtgtgtgtctctgtgtgtaAGTGAGTGTGGAGTGTGCGGGAGTTTAGGATTAATTGAGGGACCTTTTATGATAGGACATTTGGTTTAGGAGTAGGATGGGGGAACACGGGAAAGGGTTTCTTGGACACTGCTCGGTGTTGGGAGTGGTACCGTAGCAGTCCTTCTTGTCCAGGGTCCTGGGGACGCCGGCGATCCGCAACCCCGCCGACCCGCCCGGTTGCATGAAGGGTGCCTCGTATAGCCGAACCAGCGAATGTCTAGGAGCCGCCTGGTAAAGGCTACAACCCAGATCATTCGCTAGTTCAGCCACGCcgggtaaataatataatataatataatacataatacatattgtaagtttttatgatttgaaaagagcaactgtttATTGCCGACTTTTCTTTATAGAATCttctttccgaaccagtggtagacttCTAGGAAAGTGGCACAAGTTGGCCTacgtaaaataaatacatttaagtgcatttaatttcatttgacTACGGAACTCTAGAAAAATGATATCCTAAGCTACTTCAAACCTGCAGGAAACTTCGCAAGTGGCTGTCGGCCAGTTGTTTGGCAAGTTTTTAAGACTGTTGGTCGAATGCCAGACCCCTTCGGGAACCATAACTTGTGGTATTACCTACTGTATCGGGGCTGACTTCTACAAATGGATACGTAGTGCCTTGCGAAAGTTTCTAGACGCCCTGATAGGTTTTATCTTGAAGTTGAATAAATTGAAAGAGTTTTTCTATCGTACCTGTCGTCTAAGTAAGTTAGCTTAAATTTAATAGGGCATAGGAATCTTTAAGATAAATAACCTTAACGTCTTAAATAAGACGTGGGcgtgtttggaacccttgtagctttagttttaagtttaagtaattaattttttatcaccACTAGCATCttacaattattttacttaCCAAATCTAACCATCAAAAGGATTAGGTAAATTTtgctattttgaataaatgatttgagtttgagtttaaataattaagatAACACTATACTATAGATATTATATTCTATACTGCCACATGATTTGAaaaagttaagaggggtctctccgtcactcgcttcatacaaacgtagttccaatttcatttgaatattaagcaaccaaagtccatgaaactttgcagccatattctagaaactaatatctatgtctgtggtttttcagatttcttttaaaatattcaatttcaaagttacgcggtcttaaaaattttcatacaaatcttagcCACTATCATCGGATTCTTTACCTGAAGCCAACTGTACGGGCGTACGAGAAATAATAAGGAAAAGCCAACTATCCCGAAATTCCAAAACGTAATACAGGAATGTTACAAAATCCTGTGTAGCATCCTAAAGAATGCGAAGCACGTAACATGGTTTGGCGCGCTTAAGTATCTGCCTGGACTGCGATATAAATTCCTGAACCAGATTTTTTGGGTAGACTTTTTTACATTTGCAACTTCGTGCCCGTAGAGTTGATGTACAACAagacaaatattaaaaaaaaatcgaccacTCTTAAAAATTATGGATGactgtttcatatttttattgttttacgaATAAGCACTTTCGAAATCTATACCGTAATAATCAACCAATTtcttaggtttccgtacctccaaaggaaaaacgaaacccgtatagaatcactttgttgtctgtctgtatgtccgtcgtgtctgtcaagaaacctatagggtacttcccgttgacctcgaatcatgaaatttggcaggtaggtaggtcttatagtacaaatacaggaataaatctgaaaaacgcgaatttgtggttacatcatataaaaaaatgtgtttcaattttcatagtaaaatacctataccaagtggggtatcatatgaaagggctttacttgtacattctaaaacatatttttatttattattatgtataatagtttttatttctcgtgcaaaatgttggaaaaatagccgagtacggaactcttagtgcgcgagtctgactcgcacttagccggttttttcttaTCGTATCTCTGATTGTTCATCGTCATATCCCAATCATAGCCACTTTATTAAATTTCCCATAACAAATATATGACATGCCTACGATACTTGGAATTCTATAGGTGGTAGATAAAGCAAATAAGCATATCAAATCGATCACATTTATCAAAGTCTAGTGAGTATAGGCTGGCAATTATGAGGGAGATAAACTTCCAAAATcaggtaaataggtaggtaatataatagCAATTACTAATTCTTCGCTACCGCTCATTCAACATGATCAGAAGCTATTAATTTTCACATTACTGTATTACGAGAGATTTTTCCAAAGATCTTTGAGGCAACCTAAGCATTGTTAAGCTACCCCTGGGTGCTGGATTATAAGATTATTATCTCAATTTTTCTAAGGAAAACAACGTTAATGGGCCATTTAAGGGGTCACCACACACACAATACTTCAGCGACTAAAAAGCTTTTGGGAAACTTCAAGCTGAGATCAAATTCAAATGACGACTGAAACTGTACTAAACTGTAGGTTTAATGTTTACATTCAAACACCATTTGTTGGGTCGTACACAAGCTTCATGATTACGGTTAATAACTCCTAAAAtccatataggtacataatataaaagaaaaatctgactgactgactaatctaccaacacacaactcaaactactggacggatcgggcagATAACGTAGACGTAGATATCCAataagaagggatttttgacAATTCGACCACTAAAGGGTGAGGCTATATATAGCTTTCTGTCATTTTAATGCCACCATTAAACAAGCGTAAAAGCATTCACTAAATTAGCCTTATTTTAAGATAGCCATCGATATGACTAAGTCGCCAAAATGCGATGCAACATTGAAGTAAATTTTGTTGAAACGATTGATAGTAGTAAAATCACTAAAACGTAATAGCAGGTATAGAAGTAAACAACAACGCACGATTTTGATTCTGTGATCAATCGCAATAAGTCGCCAAAAAGCAGGTCGAggatgcaaaaaaaaatcatgtgtGTTTTGGCTCTAAGTGATCTTGAGTCGAAAGCTTGTCCAAAGTTTTAAGGTCAAGTAAAGTTAAGTAATTTTCATTATCtgctttttattttgtaagtaggtaggtatacctaacggTAGTACAGATAACTTTCCTGAATATTTTATTAGGCAAGTACAATTTTAATCCTGCAACGAAAAGGGGATGTTTTTTATTGAACCATGTTTAAAGGCAGGAGCCAGGACCAAAGACAAAAGCGTCTATACTTCTTTTGGTGGACTTCCGTACTAGCCATCAAAGTTTAAGTTATAGATTGTgcaactatttttaacccccgacccaaaaagaggggtgttataagtttgacgtgtgtatctgtgtatctgtctgtggcatcgcagctcctaaacaaatgaaccgattttaatttagtttttttttgtttaaaaggtggcttgatggagagtgttcctCATCgtttcagctgtttgaaagttacaaGCTCTATTCAAGTTTTCTTATTATACCGGTTATTACTACCCGACCAATACATATAACGTTCTTTCTCTAAATTAATCATTGCCTCAAAGACCGGGCATGTCGCCTCGCTGGAAGATTAACCCTTTTCTACCTCACGTTTTCTTGAAAAGGTGCGCCAGGAAACGTATTTCAGACTTAGATTCAAAAGCATTTTattgctagttttatatacctaccgtAGAATTTCGCTCTTATTCTTAGGTAGGTTCCTTTATTGTtgtcatttattattttgtagagTTTACAGGAAAATAATGTGTGAGTTTATACTTAAGTAAAATAGCTCACTCAagtgaaatttctgaaaatcctttcttagtaggtGCACAGAATATTAGTTTACTAGTTTAAGAAGCGACActtacccccccccccccccccattttCGCGTTTAGTAGTCATTTTGTATCTTTATAAAGATACTTAAGActccttatttttttttgtaatctcgtagaattttttaagataaaaagtagtagatATTTCTGGATCTATAATATGTCTTTCTCCAGGGTGCAATCTATATCTGTGCCAAATAGCTTTGACTCTGACTTTATGTAAGCCAGTCACTTTTATCTGTGTGAAAGCCTCTAAAGAATACTCAACAATGTTTATAGTCGCTCGAAGtagttataatacataatattatttacacatAACTTGCAGTGGTATACGTCaccatcgtcatgatcaactcatcgccggctcactacagagcacgggtctcccctcagagtgagaagggtttggccatagtctaccacgctggccaagtgcggtcacacactttgaaaacattgtggagaactctcaggcatgcaggtttccctaCGATGTTTTCCCTCACCGTCAAACCAAgtgaaatattattactttagcACTTAACTCCGATgatttagaggtgcgtgtccggaatcgaacccccaacttccgattaggaggtgAATGtcctaactactaggctatctcAACTTCAGCAGTATACGTAACCCACCTGAATCTGGGACCACTGAGGTAGTAAACTCACAAAgagaataatataatgtatccAAAAAGACCCTCGCCTAGAAAGCATTATCGCAAGATTAACCCTTTACTGGCTCACGTTTCCCCAAAAGGATAGGTCGGACTCACATTCAAAGGCATTTTGTTGCCAGTTATTTCGATATTTTCCAGGGAATTCCTTTCTAAGCGGCACATTTACCGAGgttttccaacatttttttcCATTTGGCATTGAATATACTGGAAGCATTCTTTCACTGATTGAACCCATACGTCGCTCGGCTTGAAGGCTCCACGTGCCACCGGAAAGTTAAACGATTTTTCTTACtttctttcaaaatttttagtcgTGTATTCCCCGACGCATaaaaaggagtgttataagtCAAACGATTGTAGGTATCTGTGAGTCTattgtggaatcgtagctctcGAAAGGAAGAATCAATTTtagtttaacttttttaaaggtgactagatcgagagtgttcttagctattttGAAAATCTGTTCAAAAATCGGCAGTCTGAAAGTCATCAGCTTTTTTCAAGTTGATGAAGGGAACTTTCACAGGTCTGATCGATTCAAAATTTAGTATCCTGTTACTTCAATGATATTGCAAAAATATGGTAACCATGACGTGATGCTGCAGTGACACCTAGCATCTCCAAGATACCTAACTCGTCATTATACAGCAAAGCTATTGGGGCTTGAGCACATTGGAATGGTCTCTTAGTTTTTCCAGTTATTCATGATAATAACCGAGACTGACAACTTAACATGCTCGCCAAGGCACAGAGGAAAGGAAAAGGCAAAAATCGGgcctccaaagtcggtcacccatccagttattGACTTGGGTCAACATTGCATAAAAATCGCACTCGCTTTGTCTTACTAAGCCACACGTCCCTCATTTATCCATTAACAATGTTTATTCAGCTCCCCTTGGAATGTAGCAGACAAAAATAACTGATTTCGTCAGTCTCTTATCATTAATCTGATAAAAATAACTCccgaaataaattttattaagagGCATGTTTACGGAACAAACTCATCACTCAGGGTATccacaaacaaaacaaatgccCGATACTTATCCCCTAAAACAGGAATGGTCGTTAATACGTCCAAATTGTGTAAAAGATGGCCGAACCCCGCAATGCGACGAAATCGGGATTTACCGTGACGGAAGTCGGAAACTTTGCTTTAAAAGATTGGGGATTTCTCTTTTCATTATGGTACTGTCAAAGTTGATTCATTTTAGGTCTGCGATATATATGTTACACTCTGACTCCATTACATTCCATGTCTGTGTTTTAGGCactgtttaataataa
The window above is part of the Maniola jurtina chromosome 5, ilManJurt1.1, whole genome shotgun sequence genome. Proteins encoded here:
- the LOC123865712 gene encoding mucin-19-like produces the protein MADLKTNFGLLVGSGSVPKSHPGTQATSTDGAQGPGCPTVSGGGKDPQTIGSTMMETTTSASNMDMSSLAAAIPVPASASTWTLVAPKQKRKNKGNRTDRRTRKQTNTQADEQTDKLKTRPTDGRENGGGKRKEPDCPSADASNLAGGSKSGSEGRPPLSGGRPFADTGATPGCSAGEQASGQVSAPDRNPNASGKSSTTTVGAGQTAVEDRGNDGGHTDPDGNPIQARGATGPGGSNTARPPTTTTTKTTSNKPTDKTDAPKTLNPPKARARPRFRKRNRGQTKDRQDPGTSSSQTNKKRDRLDDTISPRGEHKRARTDDRHTRDAKGSYATAAQSHLSVAVTTTPRVDLTQDEANAIQAQIQKAIFAACIEPLAPGQTRYAPAFEGKAFLSEGVLKMWCHDDQACNWLINVVPKLTSPRSGTGLTVIKQTEIPVRVRSGLYVPDYDGEIGQLHQVLSHQNPWYGVSRWTLFSYRKTTSSPPGVFLILGIPNEELPTILARGRKVAYSTGSIYIKFFTSEGLSDVPPGHDSAPETREEPDADRAMDVDGPTGQLPVTPEPSVSAVLDNIEEVLADSRTNTKPREKKVTHNAPDATAPAEKSPAQRATK